The genomic region CAACATCTGGGGCGATGGTTCCACCTTCAAGGGCAATGATATTGAGCGGTTCTATCGCTATGGTCTGCTGACAAACCCATCACTCAAAATCTACAAGCCGTGGCTCGACCAGCTGTTCATTGATGAACTCGGTGGCCGTGCCGAAATGTCTGCATTCATGACCAAAGCCGGCTTCGGATACAAGATGAGTGCAGAAAAGGCCTACAGCACAGACAGCAACATGCTGGGGGCAACGCACGAAGCCAAAGACCTGGAATTCCTGAACAGCGGCATTCGCATCGTCAACCCCATCATGGGCGTTGCTTTCTGGAAGCCGGAAGTCGAGGTCAAGGCTGAAGAAGTCTCTGTCACCTTCAATGAGGGTCAACCCGTTGCACTGAACGGCAAAGAATTCAACGACCCTGTCGAGTTGATCCTGGAAGCCAATCGCATCGGTGGACGCCATGGTCTGGGCATGAGTGACCAGATTGAAAACCGTATCATCGAGGCCAAAAGCCGCGGCATTTACGAAGCCCCCGGCTTGGCTTTGCTGCACATCGCTTACGAGCGTCTGGTCACGGGCATTCACAACGAAGACACCATCGAGCAGTACCGCATGAACGGTCTGAAGCTGGGCCGTCTGCTGTATCAAGGCCGGTGGTTCGATCCGCAGGCCATCATGTTGCGCGAAACAGCGCAGCGCTGGGTGGCGCGCGCCATCACCGGCACTGTCACGCTGGAACTGCGGCGCGGCAACGATTATTCGCTGCTCAACACAGAAAGCCCGAACCTGACCTACGCGCCTGAGCGCTTGTCCATGGAAAAAGTGGAAGACGCTCCGTTCACACCCCTGGACCGTATCGGCCAACTGACCATGCGGAATCTGGACATTTCGGATACCCGTGGCAAGCTGGGCGTTTACTCACGCGCTGGGCTACTGCTCCCTGGCTCACAAAACGATCTGCTGACAATGACCTCTGGTCAAAAGTAAACAGCCTCAACAAAGCCGCCATCCCTCTGGC from Acidovorax sp. DW039 harbors:
- the argG gene encoding argininosuccinate synthase, with protein sequence MATILQNLPTGQKVGIAFSGGLDTSAALHWMKLKGAVPYAYTANLGQPDEPDYDAIPRKAMEYGAEKARLVDCRTQLAHEGIAALQAGAFHISTGGLTYFNTTPLGRAVTGTMLVAAMKEDDVNIWGDGSTFKGNDIERFYRYGLLTNPSLKIYKPWLDQLFIDELGGRAEMSAFMTKAGFGYKMSAEKAYSTDSNMLGATHEAKDLEFLNSGIRIVNPIMGVAFWKPEVEVKAEEVSVTFNEGQPVALNGKEFNDPVELILEANRIGGRHGLGMSDQIENRIIEAKSRGIYEAPGLALLHIAYERLVTGIHNEDTIEQYRMNGLKLGRLLYQGRWFDPQAIMLRETAQRWVARAITGTVTLELRRGNDYSLLNTESPNLTYAPERLSMEKVEDAPFTPLDRIGQLTMRNLDISDTRGKLGVYSRAGLLLPGSQNDLLTMTSGQK